The Kocuria turfanensis genome contains the following window.
GGTGGCGCGCCGCCGCCCTGGACATGGAGGCCCAGTGCCGCGCGGCCACGAGTTCCCGGCAGCCGCCGGACAGCGGAGAGTGGTGGTCGACCCCCAGCGTCTCGGCGCTGCTGTCCACCACCGGACCCGCCCCGGGTCTGGAGGCGCTGGGCCTGGTGGCGGTGGAGGACAGCTTCGGTCCGGAGCCGGCCCGCATCTGGCCGGTCGCCGTGGACAGCCGGGCGCGGGTGTACGAGATCACCGGCCCGGAGGACTGGGTGCGTCTGGTCTCCGCCTACCCGCTGGAGCTCACCGCGTCCAAGGGCCTGGACTGGCCGACCATCACTGGGGTGACCGGCCGGTGGTTCCTCCCGGACTGGCCGGCGGTGGCCGCGGACTACGACGGGGTACACCTGAGCGTGGCCGGCTACCTCGCCACCAACGGCCGGGCGCTGCCGGTCCCCGGAGGCCAAACCGTGCTGGCCGGCTGGGACCCCGACGCCACGTGGTGGCTCACCGACGTCCTGCACCACCACGGGGAACCCCGGCTCTGGACGCCGGACGCCGAGGACGTGCTCGCCTGGACCGTACAGGCCTGACACCGTCCGGCTAGTGGGCGCCCTCCTTGGCGAGCACGGTCTTGACGGTGCGCAGCAGGATCACGAAGTCCTGGACCGGGGACCAGTTCTCCACGTAGTAGAGGTCCAGGCGCACGGCCTGCTCCCACTCCAGGTCGTCGCGCCCGGAGACCTGCCACAGCCCGGTGATGCCCGGCTTGACCCGCAGCCGGCGGTGGACGTAGTCCTCGTACTGGGCGACCTCGCTCGGCAGCGGCGGCCGGGGGCCGACCAGCGACATCTCCCCGCGCAGCACGTTGAGGAACTGGGGCAGCTCGTCGAGGCTGTACTGGCGCATCCACCGCCCCGGTCCGGTCACCCGGGGGTCGTTCTCCATGAAGAACAGCACCCCGCCCTTGGCGTCGTTGGCGGCCATCAGCTCGGCCTTGCGCTCCTCGGCGTCGGCGTACATGGAGCGGAACTTCAGCATCTTGAACGTGGTGCCGTCCCGGCCGGTGCGCTCCTGGGCGAAGAGCACGGGCCCGCCGTCGTGGTTCTTGACGATCGCGGCCAGCACGAGCAGCACGGGGGAGAGGAGCACCAGCGCGGCGGCGGCCCCCACCACGTCCACCAGGCGCTTGAGCATCCGCCGGGACCGGCTCAGCCGCGGCGTGGAGACGTGGATCAGCGGCAGGCCCGCCAGCTGCTGGGTGTGGATGCGCGGCCCGGCGATGTCGGTGAGCCCGGTGTCCAGCACCAGGCGGATGTGCGCGTCGGCCAGGTGCCAGGACAGGTGCCGCACCTCCTCCGAGCTCAGCGGCGCGGAGGCGGCCAGCACCAGGGTCTCGATCCGGTGCTCCCGGCACGCGGCCACGATTCCCTCCACCGAGGGGCGCTCGCCGGCCGCCAGCATGTTCTGCGGCATCCGCACCCGGGCCAGGTGCCGGGGCAGGGCCGTGCCCGACGACGGGGCGTAGACCGCCACCGGGTCCAGGCCCGCGGCCGGGTGCTCCTGCAGCGTCTTGAGCATCTCCACGACCCCGGGCACGCGGCCCACCACGAGGGTGCGGGCCATCGCCTGCCCGGACAGCCGCCGGCGCGTCAGCCCCCTCCGGACCAGGCCGCGCCCGGCCAGCAGGAGCAGGATGCCCAGCGGCAGGGCCAGCACCACGTAGCTGCGGGCCATCGGCACGTTGAACACGTAGGAGAGGATGGCCATGGCCCCGAAGAGCACCAGGGTGGCGGTGACGACCTGCCGGTTCTCGTCGACCGGGTAGCCGATCAGCCGGACGTCGCGGGCGCCGCGCAGCTCCAGCCAGGCCCACCACGCGACACCGAGCGCGGCACCCACCAGCCAGTACGGCACGGTGAGCCCGCCGAGGAGCAGCTGCTCCTGCTCGAGGCCGAAGCGCACCAGCTGCGTCAGCAGGAGCGTGGCGGCCAGGGCGGCCGCGTCCACCTGGCGCAGGTTCCGGATGTGCGTGTCCCGCCAGGCGGCCGGCCGCACGGTCATGTTCCTCTTGAGCACGAAAGACTCACTCCCCCCGAGTGTGCGGGGGTCGGAACTCTCCCCTGCGCCCCCCGGCGCGGTCCCGACCCCGTCCCCGAGTTTACAAGCGCACATTCATGCAAACAGTCCCTTAACTGGGGACACCGTCCCGCAGCTCCAGGGGTGCGGTAAGCCGTAGGCTTTGCGCATGTAAACGCACGTGCACGACTGCGGACCCACGGGCTCGGGACTGCGGGACGTGCACTCCAGGGGGCGCCGGTGCGCCGGCGGGATCCGGGGGGATCCCGCCGCATCACGGCCGGTGCTCCCTGTCGACAGCCGCCGGCCCGGTCACCGGGCCCGGCGTGAGAGCGAGGCGCCGCACCGGCGTCGCACAGGGGGAGCACGCATGTTGAAGCACCAGTCCCGCGCCGAGAGCACGGGCCCGATCGAAATCCCGGTCAGTGGAGTCAAGGTCACGCCCATGGACGCCGACGAGCTGCACCGGTGGATCTCGGCGACCTGGCAGGAGGGCCGCAAGGCCGCCGTCCTGGCCCACAACCTGCACAGTCTCTACACCTGGGAGGTCAACGCCACGTTCCGCGCCTTCTACGAGCAGGCCGACGTGGTCCTCACGGACGGCTTCCCGGTCCTGAAGCTGGCGAAGTGGCGCTCCGGCCGGCCGCTCAGCGCCAAGCGGCACCGGCTCGGCACCCTGGACTGGCTGCCCGGTCTGATGGGTCGCACCCCGGTGCGGCGCGTCGCCGTCGTCGGAGCCACTCCTGCGGGCAACGCGCGCACGGTGCAGCTGCTGCGTGCGGGGGCCGGCTCCGGCGAGGTCCGGGGCTGGGCGGGCGAGGGCTGGCACCCCATGCTGGAGAAGCGCATCGTGCAGGAGCTCCAGGAGTACCGGCCGGACTTCGTGATCGTGGGCCTGGGCATGCCGCTGCAGGAGGAGTTCCTGAGCCGGCGCTGGGCGGAGCTGCCCCCGGCGATCTACGCGGCCGTGGGCGGCGGGATCGACGAGTACGCCGGCATCCAGAAGCCGCCGCCGCGCTGGCTCGGGCCGCTGGGCCTGGAGTGGGCCTACCGGCTGGTGACGCAGCCGCGGCGGCTGGGACACCGCTACGTCGTCGAGCCGTGGCTGCTCGCCTATCTCCTGGCGGCCAAGGTCGCCCGGCGAGGGGCGGGCACGCCGGTCGGTGCGTGAGGCCCCCGGCGGCGCGGGCGGTCCATCCGGGGCCGCGTGCTACCCTGGTGCGGTTGCCAAGGCGAGGGGACCCCTGTGTCCCGTGATCGACGACGGCTGGTTGAACGTTCCCGCCCCGCGCGGTGGCGGCGTCCGGAAGGACGTCCCGCCCAGGACGCTGGGGGAGGGTCTGCGGCCGGTATCGCCTGGCCGAAATGACCACAGACCCGATTCCGAGGAGTTCCCCATGGCCGACACCATCCGCATCCCCGCCGAGACCCGCAGCGACTTCGGCAAGGGCTACGCCCGCCGCATCCGCACCAAGGACCAGATCCCCGCGGTCGTCTACGGCCACGGCGCCGAGCCCAAGCACGTGATCATCCCCGGCCACGAGACCATGCTGGCCGTGCGCAACCGCAACGCCGTGCTCGAGCTCCAGCTCGACGGCAGCACCGAGCTCGTGATGGTCAAGGACGTCCAGCGTCACGCCACCCGCCCGGAGATCCTGCACATCGACCTGCTCGCCGTGCGCCGCGGCGAGAAGGTCGAGGTCGAGATCCCCGTGCACGTGATCGGCGAGGTCGAGGTCGGCGCCGTGCACAACGTCGAGGAGAACACCCTCACCGTCGAGGCCGACGCCCTGAACACGCCCGAGCACGTGACCATCAACCTCGACGGCCACGGCGTGGGCGACCACGTCTACGCCGCCGACGTCCGCCTGCCCGAGGGCGTGACCATGGTCTCCGACCCCGAGCTGCTCGTGGTCAACGTCTCCGCCCCGCAGGCCGAGGACCTGGGCGAGACCCCGGAGGAGGGTGCCGAGGCCGCCGACGAGGCCGCCGAGGCCCCCGAGGGCGACGTCGTCCCCGAGAACGAGGCCTGAGCTCCACTGCTCGACCGATCCTCGTGATCCCGCAAGTGCGGGGCGGCCTGCCGGCCGCCCCGCACTTCGCATGACCGCACCGTTCCGACTTCCCGACCCCAATTTTCTGGAGGCACCGATGTCCGACGCATGGCTGGTGGTGGGCCTGGGCAACCCCGGCCCCGAGTACGCCCGCACGCGGCACAACGTGGGACAGATGGTCCTCGACGAGCTGGCCTCCCGGCTCGGCGGCGGCTTCAAGGCGCACAAGGCCCGCGCCCAGGTGCTCGAGACGCGGCTGCGCCCCGGCGGGCCGCGGCTGGTCCTGGCCAAGCCGATGACCTACATGAACACCTCCGGCGGGCCCGTGGCCGGGCTGGCGAAGTTCTACGACATCGCCCCCGAGAGGATCGTCGCCGTGCACGACGAGATCGACATCCCCTTCGCCGCGCTCAAGCTCAAGATCGGCGGGGGAGAGGGCGGGCACAACGGCCTGCGGGACATGTCCAAGGCCCTGTCCACGAAGGACTACCACCGGGTGCGCGTGGGTGTGGGCCGGCCGCCCGGCCGGATGGACGCCGCCTCCTACGTGCTCAAGCCCTTCTCCTCCACCGAGGCCAAGGAGCTGCCCTTCCTGCTCGACGACGCCGCCGACGCGGTCGAGCACCTCCTCGACCACGGGCTGCTCGAGGCGCAGCAGAAGTTCCACGCGCGGTGACGCCCGCCCGCGAGCCGTGGCCGCGGGAACCCGCTGAGTCCTGGCCCGTGCGCGTCGCGGCCGTGGCCATGGTGGTCGACGCGCTGCTCCTGATCGCCCACGTCCTGCACCGCAGCGCCTCCGTGCTCGACCCGGACGGCAGCTGGTTCTTCCCCTTCCGCCGCGCCGCGCTGTGGAACGGCGGCCAGGACGGCTCCCTCGTCGAGTTCTTCGGGCTCCTGCAGCTCGGGGCCGCGGCCGTCCTGCTCCTGAGGGCAGGTCTGCGCGGCCCGGCGCGCCGCGTGCTCGCCGCGTGGGGCGGCATCCTCCTGCTCCTGCTCGCCGACGACCAGTTCCGGATCCACGAGCGGGTGGGCGCCCGCCTCGCCCTGGACCGGCTGGTGCCCTCGCTGGGCGCGACCACGGCCCAGGAGCTCGGCGGTCTGCTCTTCTGGGCCGTGTCCGGACTCCTGCTGGTGGACGGGCTCATCCGTCTGCACCGCCGGAGCGCGCCGGCCGCACAGTCCGCTTCCTGGAGGCTGCTGGTCACCGTGGTGCCGTTCGTGCTCGTCGCCGTGGGCTACGTGCTGCTGGGTGTCGCCAGGCCCGGTCTGGTCGTCGGCCCCGAGGGCGAGGCGGTCGCGCTGGTGCGGATCGCCGTGAAGCTGCTGACCATGACGCTGCTGCTCGTCCAGGCCCTGCGTCTCACGGCCTCCCGCCCGTAGCCGGGCCGCGCCGGACGTCCTCCCGTGCCGGCGACGACGCATAACGTATGGCGCTGGCTCACGTTCCCGGAAGTGAAGTAGCATTCGCACAGGCCATTGTGGCCGTTTCATGATCCTGGGCGCGGGGGCATCCTGTGCACGCCCGGGTCTTGTCGTCAAGGGAATCGGGGGATTCCGGATGCAACGGAAATTCGTACGTCCGTCCGTGGGTCGCGGAGGGGAACCACTCCTCCTGCCGCACGGCGGACGCGCTCAGAACAAGGGCCTGCGGGGCCCGTACCGGAGGAACGCGGGGGCCTCCCGCTCCGTGTGGCTCGCCGCCTCGGTGATCTCCGGCTCCGCCGTCGCGCTGACGTCGACCGGATTCACCGGGGCGCTCGCCGTCATGCCGCCGGTCATGCCGGCGGCCGAGACCACCGCGGCTGGAACCGAGGAACTGGTGGTGAACGGTTCCCTCGCGGAGGGGACGGGAACTCCCAGCTGCTTCTTCTCGGCCGGCTGGGGCGAGCGGGCGGTGCAGGAAGGCCTGTCCACCGACGTGCCGGCGGGTTCTCCTGCGGGTGCCCGCTCCTACTCCTTGCAGGTCAGCGGCCACGTCTCCGGTGACGCCAAGCTGCTGCAGGCCGAGGCGGACGGGTGCGCCCCTGCGGTCACGGCGGGGCAGAGCTACGACCTGTCCATCGACTACAAGTCCACCAGCGACCGCAACTCGCTGACCGTGTTCGTGCACACGGCGACCGGGTGGCAGTACCACACGGACCTGAAGATGCTTCCGGCCAGCGCGGAGTGGACCACCGCCCAGGCCCGGCTCGAGAACCTCCCCGAGGGCGTGGACCGGGTGTCCTTCGGGATCTCCCTCTCCGGCGACGGGGAGCTGAAGACGACCAACTACTCGCTGCAGCCGGTGCCGGTGGAAGCGCCACCGCCGGCGCCGGCCGACGGTGAGCTGGTCGTCAACGGGGCCCTGGCCACGGGCGAGGGCGTCCCGACCTGCTTCCTGCCCGCGGGCTGGGGGGACAGGACGCTCCAGCAGGAGCTCGACACCGACGTGCCGGCGGGGTCGCCCACGGGCGCCCGGTCCTACTCCCTGCAGGTCAGCGGCTACGCCTCCGGTGACGCCAAGCTGTTGCAGGCCGAGACGGACGGGTGCGCGCCCACCGTGGCCGAGGGGACGGACTACGACCTGTCCATCGACTACAAGTCCACCAGCGACCGCAACTCCGTGACCGTGTTCGTGCACACGGCGGAGGGGTGGAAGTACCACACGGACCTGAAGATGCTCCCGCCCAGCCCGGAGTGGACCACCGCCCAGGCCCGGATCAAGGACCTGCCCGCGGGCGTGGACCGGGTGTCCTTCGGGATCTCCCTCTCCGGCGACGGCCAGCTGAAGACCACGAACTACTCCCTGCAGCCCGTGGAGACCGAGGCGCAGCCTGCGCCCCAGTCGGCCGAGCTCGCCGGTCAGTGGGACGTCCTCGAGACTGAGCTGCCCATCCGGGCCATCCACACCACCCTGCTGCACGACGGGCGGCTGCTGCTCATCGCCGGGTCCGGCAACGACGGCAACCAGTTCGCCGCCGGCACCTTCCGCGCGGTGGTCTGGGATCCGGACACGAACGGGTTCACCGAGATCCCGGTGCCGTACGACATGTTCTGCGCCGGTCACGTCACGCTCCCCGACGGCAAGGTGCTGCTCGCGGGCGGCACGATGGCCTTCCCGGAGCAGGACGCGGGCCCCAACACGTTCAAGGGGTCCAAGCAGAGCTACTACTTCGACCCCGCGGACAACACGTTCCACAAGACCAGCGACATGGCCGGTGCGCACTGGTACCCGTCGCTGACCAAGCTCGGGAACGGGAACATCTGGGCTGCCGGTGGCCTCGACGAGAAGGCCGAGGGCACCGTGCTCACCGAGATGTTCGACCACTCCTCGATGAGCTGGCTGCCGCAGAACAGCGTTCCCCAGACCTGGAGCTACTGGGGGACCTACCCGCACATGTACCTGCTGGACGACGGCAAGATGTTCTACAGCGGCGGCCACACCTTCGGCAACGGGCTGCCGGGCACGGGTGCCTCCATCTACGACTGGCAGGACGCGGCGATCTGGGACGTTCCCGGGCTGCGGGAGAAGGACCTGCGGGACCAGGCGGGCTCCGTGTTCATCGGGCCGGCCCAGGACCAGCGGGTCATGATCGTCGGCGGCGGGAACACGGACACCAACCTGCCGGCGACGAACCTCGTGGACATCATCGACCTCAACCAGGAGTCCCCGGCGTACGTGCCGGGGCCCGACCTGCCCGGTCCGGGCAAGGCGTACGTGAACCTGGTGAACCTGCCCGACCGGACGGTCCTGGCGGCCAACGGGGCCCAGTACAACCGCAGCGGTGACGTGCTCACCGCCGCTCTGTACGACCCGGACGCCAACAGCTGGACGTCCATCAACCCGGACCCCGTGGGACGCAACTACCACTCGTCCTCCATCCTGCTGCCCGACGGCCGCGTGGCGGTGTTCGGCTCGAACCCTGCTGACAACTCCTTCGACTTCCGGATCTCCGTCTACAGCCCGCCGTACCTGTTCCAGGGCGCCAGGCCGCAGGTCGTGCAGGCTCCGGAGTCGGCCGGGTACGGGGACGTCCTCGAACTCGGCGTGGAGGGCGAGGTGGTCTCCGCGTCCCTGATGGCGCCGATGTCCGCCACGCACCAGACCGATACCAATGCCCGGCTCGTCGACCTGCCCCTGGCAGGAGAAGGGAACACCAGGACGGTGCAGGTGCCGGACAACCCCAACCTGCTGCCCCCCGGTCCCTACATGCTGACGGTGCTCGACGCCAAGGGCGTTCCCAGCGAAGCGAAGTGGGTGTGGATCTCATGAGTGCACAGAAGCGCAGAGGTGGCCGGCTGGCGGTGCTGGCCGGAGCGGCCCTGGTGGTGCCGCTGGCGGTCGGCGCCACGGTGGTCGCCGCGGAGCCGGACGGGCCGGGCGGCCTGCCGCCGACCGTGGCCGCGGACCGCAGTCCGAGCCCGGCGCCGGGAGCAGGCCCTGCCGACGCTCCGGGCCGGGGCACGGGCCAGGGCGCGGGGGCGGCGGACGAGAAGGCCGCGGCCCCGAAGGCCGACGCCCGTGCCGAGACCGATGCCGGTGACCGGACGCCGCCGACGTCTCCAGGGCAGGGTGCGGCCCGGGAGTCGGCCGGCAGCCTGGCGGCGGTGGCGGCTCGGGAGCCGTCGTCGCCGCGGGCGAAGGAGCCCCCGGCCCACGGTCTGGAACGAGCCGCGGGCCAGAAGCCGGAGAACGGCGAGGGGGCGCGGGGCCGGTCGGGCGAAGCGCTGGACCGGACGAAGGGCCTGACCCAGCGCGCCGACGTGGCACCCGACAAGGTGCACGACGCGGACCTCGCCCCGGGCGGCTGCCTCGCGGAGTACGGCGAGGCGGGCCAGTGCCTGCCCACGGTCCCGCCCAGCCTGGCCAAGCACGTCCGGGACATGGAGAAGGCGGGCCAGGACGTGAGCTCCATGCCGCACCACTGGGACTGTGAGGAGGTGCGCACCTTCTTCCCGGACGGCATCGTGGTCCGGCAGGCCGGGGTGGACCCGCAGGGCCTGGACGCCGACGAGGACGGCACTGCCTGCAGCGCAGGCGACTGACCGCTCCGCAGAACGAGGAAGCCCCGCGAACCGTTCCGGTTCGCGGGGCTTCCTGCTGTGCGGTCGTGCTGCCGGAGGCGTCCCGCCGGCAACCGGACGAGGGGTGCGGCGAGGCGGGCACCGCTGCCGACGGCTGCCTCACCGAGCACCTCGAGGACATGGAGGAGGCGGGCTGGAACGGACAGCTCCGTTGCGCACCACCGGCACCGTGCCGGGGTGCACCCCCTCCGGCGGACGGCGTCGCGGGCCGGGGCGGGCCCGCCGGGCCTGGACACGGACGAGGACGGCACCGGGAACCGGCAGGCCGGGGCGACCGACCGCTCCGCAGCACGAGGAAGCCCCGCGAACCGTTCGGATTCGCGGGGCTTCCTGGTGTGTCGTGCTGTGCTGTGCGGTGCCGTGCGGACGGGACGCCCGGGTGCAGTCCGCGGGGCGGGTCGCGCCGCGAGACCCCTCGGGCGTCAGCCCTGGACGCGGTGCACGGTCCAGTCGCCGAAGCTCTTCACCGGCACGGCGTTGTCCAGCGCCCGCTGCGCGGTGTCGAGGCCGAGGTCCTGGACGGTGCGCTCCGTCGCGGGGCCGAGGACGACCCACTCGACGTCCTTCCACCCGCCCGGGTGCTCCACGCGGAACTGCGGGTCGAGGTCGGCCTTCTCGATCGCCACCATCTCCCACGGGTCCTCACGGTCGCCCGCGTTGAGGTCCTGCCACAGGGCGTAGGGGACCAGGGCGGTGTCCTCGGCCGGCACGTTCTCCTGGACCCAGGCGAGGGTCGAGGCCCAGTCGGTGTTCGCCTCCTGGGTGAGCAGGACGCGGTCCTGCGCGATCCACTGCGGCGCGAGGGCCAGCGCCACGGTCCCCACGAGCGCCGCCACGGCGGT
Protein-coding sequences here:
- a CDS encoding sugar transferase, whose product is MTVRPAAWRDTHIRNLRQVDAAALAATLLLTQLVRFGLEQEQLLLGGLTVPYWLVGAALGVAWWAWLELRGARDVRLIGYPVDENRQVVTATLVLFGAMAILSYVFNVPMARSYVVLALPLGILLLLAGRGLVRRGLTRRRLSGQAMARTLVVGRVPGVVEMLKTLQEHPAAGLDPVAVYAPSSGTALPRHLARVRMPQNMLAAGERPSVEGIVAACREHRIETLVLAASAPLSSEEVRHLSWHLADAHIRLVLDTGLTDIAGPRIHTQQLAGLPLIHVSTPRLSRSRRMLKRLVDVVGAAAALVLLSPVLLVLAAIVKNHDGGPVLFAQERTGRDGTTFKMLKFRSMYADAEERKAELMAANDAKGGVLFFMENDPRVTGPGRWMRQYSLDELPQFLNVLRGEMSLVGPRPPLPSEVAQYEDYVHRRLRVKPGITGLWQVSGRDDLEWEQAVRLDLYYVENWSPVQDFVILLRTVKTVLAKEGAH
- a CDS encoding WecB/TagA/CpsF family glycosyltransferase; the encoded protein is MLKHQSRAESTGPIEIPVSGVKVTPMDADELHRWISATWQEGRKAAVLAHNLHSLYTWEVNATFRAFYEQADVVLTDGFPVLKLAKWRSGRPLSAKRHRLGTLDWLPGLMGRTPVRRVAVVGATPAGNARTVQLLRAGAGSGEVRGWAGEGWHPMLEKRIVQELQEYRPDFVIVGLGMPLQEEFLSRRWAELPPAIYAAVGGGIDEYAGIQKPPPRWLGPLGLEWAYRLVTQPRRLGHRYVVEPWLLAYLLAAKVARRGAGTPVGA
- a CDS encoding 50S ribosomal protein L25/general stress protein Ctc gives rise to the protein MADTIRIPAETRSDFGKGYARRIRTKDQIPAVVYGHGAEPKHVIIPGHETMLAVRNRNAVLELQLDGSTELVMVKDVQRHATRPEILHIDLLAVRRGEKVEVEIPVHVIGEVEVGAVHNVEENTLTVEADALNTPEHVTINLDGHGVGDHVYAADVRLPEGVTMVSDPELLVVNVSAPQAEDLGETPEEGAEAADEAAEAPEGDVVPENEA
- the pth gene encoding aminoacyl-tRNA hydrolase, yielding MSDAWLVVGLGNPGPEYARTRHNVGQMVLDELASRLGGGFKAHKARAQVLETRLRPGGPRLVLAKPMTYMNTSGGPVAGLAKFYDIAPERIVAVHDEIDIPFAALKLKIGGGEGGHNGLRDMSKALSTKDYHRVRVGVGRPPGRMDAASYVLKPFSSTEAKELPFLLDDAADAVEHLLDHGLLEAQQKFHAR
- a CDS encoding kelch motif-containing protein, whose amino-acid sequence is MWLAASVISGSAVALTSTGFTGALAVMPPVMPAAETTAAGTEELVVNGSLAEGTGTPSCFFSAGWGERAVQEGLSTDVPAGSPAGARSYSLQVSGHVSGDAKLLQAEADGCAPAVTAGQSYDLSIDYKSTSDRNSLTVFVHTATGWQYHTDLKMLPASAEWTTAQARLENLPEGVDRVSFGISLSGDGELKTTNYSLQPVPVEAPPPAPADGELVVNGALATGEGVPTCFLPAGWGDRTLQQELDTDVPAGSPTGARSYSLQVSGYASGDAKLLQAETDGCAPTVAEGTDYDLSIDYKSTSDRNSVTVFVHTAEGWKYHTDLKMLPPSPEWTTAQARIKDLPAGVDRVSFGISLSGDGQLKTTNYSLQPVETEAQPAPQSAELAGQWDVLETELPIRAIHTTLLHDGRLLLIAGSGNDGNQFAAGTFRAVVWDPDTNGFTEIPVPYDMFCAGHVTLPDGKVLLAGGTMAFPEQDAGPNTFKGSKQSYYFDPADNTFHKTSDMAGAHWYPSLTKLGNGNIWAAGGLDEKAEGTVLTEMFDHSSMSWLPQNSVPQTWSYWGTYPHMYLLDDGKMFYSGGHTFGNGLPGTGASIYDWQDAAIWDVPGLREKDLRDQAGSVFIGPAQDQRVMIVGGGNTDTNLPATNLVDIIDLNQESPAYVPGPDLPGPGKAYVNLVNLPDRTVLAANGAQYNRSGDVLTAALYDPDANSWTSINPDPVGRNYHSSSILLPDGRVAVFGSNPADNSFDFRISVYSPPYLFQGARPQVVQAPESAGYGDVLELGVEGEVVSASLMAPMSATHQTDTNARLVDLPLAGEGNTRTVQVPDNPNLLPPGPYMLTVLDAKGVPSEAKWVWIS